A window of Limanda limanda chromosome 4, fLimLim1.1, whole genome shotgun sequence genomic DNA:
ctccaggagaacatctgctctcatcacaacgaggtgatgaagatattctgccgcactgatcagcagtgtatctgttatctctgctctatggatgaacacaaagaccacgacacagtgtcagctgcagcagaaaagactgagaggcagagagagctcgggctgaggagacaaacaatccagcagagagtccaggacacagagaaagacttgaagctgcttcaacaagAGGAgaaggccgtcaatggctctgctgataaagcagtgtaTGACAGTGAGAacatcttcactgagctgatccgtctgctggagaaaagaagctctgatgtggagcagcagatcagatccctgcaggaaactgaagtgagtcgagtcagagagcttcaggagagactggagcaggagatcactgagctgaagaggaaagaccatgaactgaagcagctctcagacacagaggatcacaaccagcttctacacaactacccctcactgtcaacactcagtgaatctacacactcatccagcatcaggatccgtcctctgaggaaatttgaggacgtgacagcagctgtttcacaggtcagaggtcgactacaggacatgctgagtgagacagagacaaaggttttacagattgtgtctcaagtggatgttttactgccacaaccagagccagagaccagagctgacttcttaaaatattcacaggaaatcacactggatccaaacacagcacacagatgtCTGTCATTATctaagggaaacagaaaagtaacatttatgAGTCAACAACAGTCATActctaatcacccagacagatttaCGGATCGTTggcaggtcctgagtagagagagtctgaccgGACGTTGTTATTGGGAGGTGGAGAtgagggtgagaggaggagtttgtgtagcagtcacatacaagaatatcagcagagcaggaaacactGTTGAATGTAACTTTGGAtgcaatgataaatcttggatgTTAGTTTGTGATGGAAACTGTTATAATTTTTATGacaacagcatcaagactccagtgtcaggtcctctgtcctccagagtaggagtgtacctggatcacagtgcaggtgttctgtccttctacagaatctctgacaccatgactctcatccACAGAGTCAAGacaacattcactcagcctctctatgctggagttgtGGTTTGTCATCCTGGatacacagctgagttctgtaaactcaaatagacttgattcattaaaagcagtgatttagattatGTGTTTAAATCTGaacttcctttatcacacatatttacttctcactttgtaaaggcAGAAAtttataattacactgacatgaatgtgttttaaagaactaatgttgctgttgttttctaaatcaatgtagaaatcgggttctgtgatgttttataACCTGTATTGATCCTGATCCTCgtcaatgagctgattatttgttattttcttttcaacatgtgagatggaggtgaaacaaactgattgtgtTTCCATGATatcactgaacaagagtcatTGAACAAACTGTACTGATTAAATTATCAATAAACTCGTCAACTTGTCCAACAGATCGACTTcactttggttttatttacagtttatcacggctcatctctgtaaagtgtgaatccacttgtcctcattgtatttacatatttagtgaacAGGCATATTTATCTGCTGCTGCgtaggtttctgttctttttgataTTCTTATCTTCATCCATTTGAGTTTTCAATGCACATTTGCTTTCTTGCTGAGATATGGTCATGTGGCATCTCTGGCAGCCGGAGCTTCACAGGCGCAGCACAAGCAGCTTGTTTGACAGCTTATTGGTGGCTGTTGTGAAACTGTATCTACCTGTGATGCTGCATTCTCACTTCTATCAAATGTCAGGGTGGTGACCAAAGATGACGACAGGTAGGCGTGTACCCATATGTACAAAAACTACATCGATATGGTATTAATTGATGAtctgacatttctttaaaatgtttgctcGATATTCTCCAATGCCAGGAGCCAATAATCCACTTTAACTCTGCAGTACCTACttgcacacattcacagtcaataTGTCTGATTTCGTTCCATCAAGGTGAATTAAATATTACCCAGGAAATTAGTgaaatctctctctcgcttAAGAAAATGGTCTAGGCCCATGTCCCATGTGAGCCTGTCTCTGAATCTATTGCTCATGAGAACCAACTTCATAGACATGAatacaccccccacacacacacatacacaccgaTACCCAATATGAATTCTGTGGAAACAAACTCCACCCATTTATTCAGATGTGCACCAAACTTTGTATGAGCTCTTTCCACACTCATATCGtaatccttccaccaagtattGTGTTCATCTGCCTGCTAGTTTTTGAGTAAtgcttcaaaaacaaaacataacctccttcaGGGAAATAAATCAGACCtctgattattattaaatgcatcTATTAGATTGTAGTTGTTACTGTATGTTGTGAAAGAAGGATAACACACCCTGCCTCTCACTGAAAGCTCCTCCTACCACCAGGTGTAAACAGGCCGCTGTGAAATGCAGTCAATCCTGAAAAaccaacaacttcttcctcaaacacaaccagctcctcccagtcaggaaatgtctgtgtctcctcccttcacaggcgTATACATGTAAggaccagtgaacaacaagctgtgaactgtgggagctgagtcactgcagggagtgaacgagagg
This region includes:
- the LOC132999334 gene encoding tripartite motif-containing protein 16-like protein, encoding MAQQENQLYRQRFCCPICLDPLKDPVTTGCGHSYCLSCINTHWDNGEKSGGYSCPQCRQTFTLRPVLEKNTMLADLVEELKKSGLQAAPADHCYSGPEDVDEHKDHDTVSAAAEKTERQRELGLRRQTIQQRVQDTEKDLKLLQQEEKAVNGSADKAVYDSENIFTELIRLLEKRSSDVEQQIRSLQETEVSRVRELQERLEQEITELKRKDHELKQLSDTEDHNQLLHNYPSLSTLSESTHSSSIRIRPLRKFEDVTAAVSQVRGRLQDMLSETETKVLQIVSQVDVLLPQPEPETRADFLKYSQEITLDPNTAHRCLSLSKGNRKVTFMSQQQSYSNHPDRFTDRWQVLSRESLTGRCYWEVEMRVRGGVCVAVTYKNISRAGNTVECNFGCNDKSWMLVCDGNCYNFYDNSIKTPVSGPLSSRVGVYLDHSAGVLSFYRISDTMTLIHRVKTTFTQPLYAGVVVCHPGYTAEFCKLK